A DNA window from Gorilla gorilla gorilla isolate KB3781 chromosome 19, NHGRI_mGorGor1-v2.1_pri, whole genome shotgun sequence contains the following coding sequences:
- the SPAG7 gene encoding sperm-associated antigen 7, with amino-acid sequence MADLLGSILSSMEKPPSLGDQETRRKAREQAARLKKLQEQEKQQKVEFRKRMEKEVSDFIQDSGQIKKKFQPMNKIERSILHDVVEVAGLTSFSFGEDDDCRYVMIFKKEFAPSDEELDSYRRGEEWDPQKAEEKRKLKELAQRQEEEAAQQGPVVVSPASDYKDKYSHLIGKGAAKDAAHMLQANKTYGCVPVANKRDTRSIEEAMNEIRAKKRLRQSGEELPPTS; translated from the exons ATGGCGGACCTACTGGGCTCCATCCTGAGCTCCATGGAGAAGCCACCCAGCCTCGGTGACCAGGAGACTCGGCGCAAGGCCCGAG AACAGGCCGCCCGCCTGAAGAAACTACAAGAGCAAGAGAAACAACAGAAAGTGGAGTTTCGTAAAAGG ATGGAGAAGGAGGTGTCAGATTTCATTCAAGACAGTGGGCAGATCAAGAAAAAGTTTCAGCCAATGAACAAGATCGAGAGGAGCATACT ACATGATGTGGTGGAAGTGGCTGGCCTGACATCGTTCTCCTTTGGGGAAGATGATGACTGTCGCTATGTCATGATCTTCAAAAAG GAGTTTGCACCCTCAGATGAAGAGCTAGACTCCTACCGTCGTGGAGAGGAATGGGACCCCCAGAAGGCTGAGGAGAAGCGGAAGCTGAAG GAGCTGGCTCAGAGGCAAGAGGAGGAGGCAGCCCAGCAGGGGCCTGTGGTGGTGAGCCCTGCCAGCGACTACAAGGACAAGTACAGCCACCTCATTGGCAAGGGAGCAGCCAAAGACGCAGCCCACATGCTACAGGCCAATAAGACCTACGGCTGTG TGCCCGTGGCCAATAAGAGGGACACACGCTCCATTGAAGAGGCTATGAATGAGATCAGAGCCAAGAAGCGTCTGCGGCAGAGTGGGGAAGAGTTGCCACCAACCTCCTAG